CATAGAGCGTGGTGGCTGGCGTGCTGTTCGAGGCGGAGAGGTTGATGTTAGAATCCGGGCTATCCAGCGTATCCGCACCCTCGACGAGCGTCGGGTACATGACCACGGCCAGGTCGTCGAAGCCAAGGATAGGCGAAGTGGTATCGGTTGTGGGCCCAACAACCAGCGTAAGCTGGACGGCAGCGATGGAAAAGCCCTCCCCGGCATCGTAGCCGAAGTAAATATGGTTGGTGGACGCGGGGTAGTCGCCGGTGCCTACGGACTGCGTGGAGAGGACGGTGCCGCTGCCGTCGATAAACTCCGCAGTGATGGACGAGAACAAAGCGGCTCGCTCCGGCGTAGCCGAGAGCGTGAAGCCGACCGCCTGTGAGGTGGCTGCACCGGCAGTATAGGCTTCCGAGGTGTCGTCCCAGCGCCCGAGATCAATCGTCATTGTGTAGGTCAGGCTTTCAGTCGGGGACGCCGACGGGTACTGCATGCGCATCGAGCTCGGGTATGAGCTGGCAAATGCGCTGTTCGTTAACCCTTGGCCAGAGTTGCTGGCTGTATTCGCGCTAAAGGTTAGCTGGACGTCGGGGCCGACACGCGTAGCGTAGTCGTGGATCACCGTATTCGGGCCAGTGCTGAAGCTGGAGTAGTCCCGGAGGACGGCTACATCCATACGGCCGTAGAGGTCCGTAGCCGGGGTGGCATTCGATGCCGTGAGGTTTATGTCTGAGTCAGGGTAAGCCAGGGATGCGAGCGCCGGGTTTTCGATGACCGCAGACGTGCAGGTACTGGCGGCAAGTACAGTCGCAGCCAGAATTTTTAAACAACGAGTAATCAGCATATGGGGTGGGTGTGATGGGGTTGTGCGTGCAGATCCGGTGCTGGCCATCGCTGTGGACAGACACAGAAAACCGCGCGCGTCTGAGATAGTAGCAGACGGCAAAAAGGATAAACATAGCGCCGCGATGCGGCCTGGTGGGGTGTGGGTAGTCGGGTAGCAGGAAGGGCATCAGTACGCTTTGGGCAGGGGGTAGCGTGCGCAATATGCTTGGGATGCCTTTAGTTTGAGGTCATGGCTGTTCTCTGGCAAAAAATAATCTACTGAAGCCGTTGAAATGTCTCCAAATTAAGGGCTTATGCTTATTGATAAGGCTGTCTCGTGAGGAGGAGTCCCCCCAAGGTTGCATCGGTAAATATACCAATACAAAAGCCCGGAGCCTTGTCGGATCCGGGCTTTTGTATATTGGCTAAATCTGCTTCCTCTTCAGGGCAGTCGCGAGAAGGCCTTACGGACGATTGCGCGCGAGTCCTCCAGATGAGGGCTGATGTCGAGTGGACTTGGCAGTCCCCAGGCCTGATAAGCCTGCTGCTGGGTGAGGACCACCTGCCAGGTATGATCCTCACGCGTGTCGACGCCGGGCGGCTCGTTCCCGAGAATGGGTTGCGGCTCGCCTTTTAACCCCAGCGAGATGGCGTGTGAGGGACGTGTGTAAGCGTCGGGAATGTCGTCGGTGCTCAGTGCGCGAAGAATCGCGGCGGCTTGTCTTTTCGCGCCGCTGGAAGCGTCGGGACGGGCCAGCCGGGTCAGGGTGATGGCAAGCGCGGTGCGCAGGTTCAGGCAATTGGCGGGTTGTTCGGCGACGGCCTGGAGTGCGTCCAGGCACTGTTCGCTGCCGCAACGGCGCAGCAGGTTGATGGCGAGATACCAGTTGGGGACGCCGATGTTCTGGTTAAAGGCCCCGCTGACGAAGCCGCTGTTGCCCTCCTCGCGACTCTCGATCGCCTGGATGAGCCGGGGCTCGGCGCGCGGGTCCTGCCACATGGCGAGGATGGTTGCGGCCAACCAGGAAACATGCGAGTTACTGTGGTCGAGGCGTTCGAGGATGGCGGCCTCATAGCGCTCACGGTTCTGATAAATGCGCCAGAGGTGCCTGTCTGCTTCACCGCTGTCGAGGATGGCCAACGGGTCCATCGCAGTGTCTGATTCCTTGGCGGCTTCGGGCACGGGCTGGCGGGCGCCGGTTGCATCGAGCTTACGCTGACACTCTTTAATGATTTCTTCGGGGGTATGTCCGGATAGCCATGCGTCGGCGGAGTAGGCGGCTGCCTCTCCCATGCGGTGGATGTCGCGCTGCATGCGCACGGCATAGGCCGCGTTTGTGGTGACACCGGCCGCACGACAGGCCAGCCAGAGATTGTCGATGCCATCGGGCGTCATGACCCCATGTGGCATGTCGCAGTAGGTCATCGGTCGAAAGCTCTTGCAGCTCCACAGCCAGAAGAACGTCTCGTCATCCTCGAACTCAAAGTCTACGCTGTGCGTGTCCAGGGGGGATCGTGCTGCGCCGATAGAGTCCTCACGCTGGGTGTTATTGAGGAGGTCCTGTAGCGTGAGGCGGCTGCGCGTATGAATCTGCCGGGACTGGCGAAGGCCGAGAAGGGGGGCCAGTTGGATGAGGGTCATCTCAGGCCATGGCGTGACATTGCGGTACATGGATATCGCCGTAATGCGCGCGCGGCTGAGGTCCTCGGGGTCCGTGGGGTCCACCCAGCCTGCATCAAAGTTAAATGTTTTAACCTTTTGCTTCTCGGTGTTCAGAGCCATGGACGGCTGAGAGTAGGACAGGGGCAGTCCGTCGACCGGGCGGCCGAAGTCATAGGCTGCCCCAGCCAGGACGGCAAGGTCACCGTCTCCGGTGCCGTCGATAACGGCCTCCGTACGCACGCACAGGATACCCTCCGGCGTTGCAATGCTGGCCTGTGTGATGCGTCCGTTTTCTGTTTTCACCGCGTAGACGATGGACTCGCGAAGCAGCTCAGGGGAATTTGTGGCGTACTCGTTTTCCAGAGCCAGGGCTTTACTATCAGAGAGCCAACCCAGCCCCATCAGAATCTTGGGGCCGAGCTTATGCTGGACGGTCTCACTGGCTTGGTCGAGAGACTCGAAGCCGCCTCCTTTCTGACCGTGGAAATAAACACATATCTGGCCCGCCGTACCAATGCCCCCGAGCACGTTACCACTATCGGCCAGCAGGACTTTGCGGCCCAGCTTGCAGGCTTCGAGTGCGGCCATCGAGCCCCCTGTGCCCAGACCGGCCACAAGGATTTCACAATCCGCCTCACGCACTGGCAGGCTGATCTTTCGTTCGCTTCCGACTGTGTCGGTGGAGGGTATTTCAACCCTGTTGGCGAGATCCAAGCCGAGTGCATAGCGTTCGGACAGAGTACGGACAGGGACACCGGTGAGGGCCGGACTTGCGGCATAAAGGTTCCCCAGGGGTGCCACTCCAGAGGCGGCTGGCGTATCCGTTTGTCCATACACGGGGTAGGGCCGTGAGGCGAAACACAGGACACTGCTTTTACCAAAGGCATCGCTGTTTGCCTCACGCAGGGCGGTGTACTTTTCCAGCAAATCGCGTGGCGACAAAGGCGTGCTGCTGCTGATGCAAAGGCTCAGCGTGAGCCCATGGGGAACTCGCTCAATGTGGATCGCTTCACCGCTGTGCTCGAACGCTTGAGTGGGGAAGGCGTCTTCGCCGTTCAGGGCCAACAGCACGCGGTGTTCGTAGGCCGACGCTGAGCGTCTACGTTCGTAGGCGGTGGGCTGTGCGAGCTGGTGGAGCGTGGCGGTATCCGACGCATCGATCCACACGCGTGCCCGGAGGGTGCGTTCACCGGATTTCGTGGCCACGGAGATCTCGGTCAAATCATCACCGCGCATCATGCCAGAGATCGGAGCAGCCCCCAGCAGTGTTTCCAGGCTTCCGCGCTCGGCTCTCAGTTCGCAGCAGGCCATGACCTCGGCACTGACCGGATCGAGGTCCGAGCCCTCGTATCCGCTATGAGCAATCGTGGCCTCGCAGAATGTTCTCCAAGATGCGTTCTGGCATTCTCCTGCCGTGCGCACAAATGAACGGCCAGACTCCCATGCCACGTCAAAGTGGCGATCGAAAAGCAGCACATGCTTTCCGGCATCTCGTAGTTTCCAGGCGGCGGCGAGACCACTGTAGCCGCATCCATAGATGGCGATATCGAAGGTTTGGGTAAAAACGGACTGATAGGGCATGATGCAAAAATACACAAAATGCTCTTAAACGTCTATGGACAGACTCGCTGAATATATGTATAAATCTGCTATATATGACAGGTATTTATAGGTCATGGCCGCGTATGACGCTACCAGTGATGATTGATGAGGTGGAGCGCATGAGCGGACTCAGGCTTTGTCTGAAGCCCCTGGACCCCGATGTTCGCTCGCAGACACTGCTGGGGGAGGTGCCACCGCCAAACCGGCTACACTTTAGCCCGTTCTGTCAGCAGGTGAAGGTAAACTTCAATCATCGTTGTACGCAGTGCGATATGGGCGATGTCACCCGAAAGGCACTGGAGCATACGGACCCCTTTGTGCATGAGTGCCATGCAGGCGCACTCGAGTTGATCATCCCGCTGGTGCGCCAGAAACAGCTGATCGGCATTGGCTTTCTGGGGCAGTTTCGCCATCGGGAGCGGGGGGTGAAAGAACTGCCGGAGCTGACGGATACGCTCTTTGAGCAGTTAGGTGCGGTGGCATCCTGGGTGCAGAGCTACCTACTGCGTGAGATCGAGCTTACCCTCAGACCCAACCGCGTACAGCGCACCCGCCGCGAGCGCATTCTGTTCTTTATCCGTAGCCGACTCCAGCGACAGCTGACGCTTGAAGATCTGGCTCGCGAGCTGCATGTGTCTGTCTCGCGGGCTGGCCACTTGGTGAAGGAGCTGACGGGGAGCGGCTTTGCCGAGACGAAGCAGCGGATGCGACTGGAAGCCGCCCGCGAGATGCTGGCTCAGACCATGCTGCCCGTGGAGAGTATCGCGGGCCACGTCGGCTATGAGGATGTACGCTACTTCTATCGGGTGTTCACTGAGGACACCGGGCTGCCTCCGGGAAAGTGGCGGCAAAAGCACACCCGGATCGGTGAAAGTGAAGCGTAGATCGCCGCGCAATCGACAGGCGGAGCCTGAAAGTGGTCAGCACTTTTATCGATCGCGGGGAAGTAGAGTAGGGCCGTTATGCCAGATGCCAGGAATAAGCGTTTTATAGGCGAGGTCAGGAAGCCCCGTTCTTCCCGCATGAATCAATGAAACGACCTGCGCGACGGCTTGCTCGCCGATGCTGCATTTGTGCTGCCAGATGCCGGCCCAGTCCTCGCAGTCACCGTCTAGGGAAAGGTGGGCTACTCCAACCTGACTCGGTATCTCGCATCCGGCTTCCGTTAGCCAAGTAATCAGTTTTGCGTGGTGCCCGATAACGGCATCAGGCCGGGCTTTCGCGAGCCATTTTTTCAGAGCCTGCGGTGTGAACTCAGCAAAGATAAAGGGCTCGATACGCTCGGCTCGCGGGATTTGAGAATGAAAATAGCGCAGCGCAGACAAGTAGGCGTGGTGGGAACTCTGGTCAATGATGTGGTGAAGACTCAGGCCGATGCGGCGATAGCCCATCGAGCGGACCTGTTCGAGCGCCTGCATGAGATTGTGCTGGTAGTCAGGCATGACTTGGTGAAGTCGTGGTGTGACGATGGCTCCCTCGAATGAGACGCCCGCGAACTGTCGCCAGTCAAAGTCCAGGCTCGGAATGCTGGGGCGGGCGTGTCCGATGATGACCCCGCGGATACCCCTGCTCGCAATAATCGAAGACATCCGGCGTTCAGTCATATTCGGTTCGCATAGCCAAAATTCCTCCAGTCGGTAGCCGAGTTCACGTGCCTGTTTCGTGGCCCCCTCATAAAACGGTGCCAGCCAGGAGTATTCCTGATAGGCGCGGCGGTTTGCCATTCCGTTGATCCACGCCAGCGGCAGGAGCTCTCTGCTGCGTGAGCCGCGAACTTTTGTCATGACCTCAGATAGCCGGGCATCTGGGCTGTAACCCATCTTGGCGGCTATTCTTTTTATGCGAGCGGTTGTCTTGGGGCTGATCCTACCGGTGCCGCGAAGGGCGCATGAGACTGTCATACGGGAGACGCCAGCTTTCTCGGCTATTGTTTTCAGAGTGGGGTGGGTAGAGGGGTTCTCCTTCATCGCTGGGAATGGGGTGTGTGTTTCTTACGTATAGCTCTCCGGAGCCCCACGAGAATACCAGATCAGGTTTACGTAATGCAAAACTTGTCTGTGAATTGCAGCATGGTTGTGCGAGAAATAAACCTGTCAAAGCCGTGGCTTAATCAGCGGCATCTCACTCGTTTCACCCACCCAGTAACTCCCATTCTTCACCCCCTCATGAAAATAAAGACTCTTATCCTATTGGCGATGGCAGCTCCGCTTGCCTCCATTTTAGCACACGCTCAAACTGTTGTTTCGACCTGGACCTATGACTTTAGCGGTTCCGCTTCCACGGGGCTTGATGGCCAAAGCACGACCAGCGGGTCGCCCGAGTTAACCTGGAACTCGTCCTCCAATATCCGGGCAGACGGCTCTACCAATGGCGGTGGGGCGGCCTGGCTCCCGACTGAAGTCGTTGATGGTTACATTTACACCATAAAGGTGGATGTGGATACCTCCGGGATGTCCACCAATAGCACATCCGGCTATTATGCCGGTCTATCCTTCACCACGGACAATGAAGTCATTACGCAGTTCAGTGTAGATTCGCCGAACTACACGGTCCTTGCGTTCCGCCAGTACAATACCTCCGATGTATTGAAGCCCTCCACCTTTTACAACTGCTCGGACGGCGACGGTAATAACTTCAACAACACTACGAATATCCCACAGACTGTGACGGCGGGAACTCTGACTCTCACCATCGACACGACTGGCGATGTTTGGACTTATACGGCTTCGGTTGGGGACACGACTATTTCCGGTAGCCTGGCCTCGGGAAGCGTGAATGGCGTCGGCTTGGCGACAAACAGCGCTGGGGCCGTGTTTGATAATCTGGAGTACACGATAAGTACGCCCATCCCCGAGCCGGCCTCAGTCACATGGTTGTCCTTGGCCGGTCTATTTATTCTGATCGGCCTGTTGAAGAATAAGGCTCGTAACTAGCGTGGGCTTCATCGGCTGAGAATGGCCGTAGCTATACAACTCCAATCACATCAAAGATATAATAACCTTGTTGCTCGTATCCCATGAAACGACTCCTCCCGTATTTTAAGACATCCCTATGCGCTCTGTTTTTCACGCCTATGCTAACCTGCCTGGCTGCCTCACCAGCTGCGCACACGGAAGAACCCAGCCTGCCAGATCTTAAAATTAGCAGTGACGGTACCTTCGCCATTGATGGGGTAACGTTTGGACTGCGCTATTACGCGCCGAGCTGGAAAAGTGTCGCACAGTCAGCTCTGACTGTGGAGGGCGAGGCCCTCGCGCCGGAGATACCACTCACGCAGCCCTTCGAGGTGAGGGGGGCCTTGGACGTGGGCGAAGGTTTACCACCGGTGCAGGTACTGGAGCAGATCGTACCCGGAGCGAGTCCGGATTCTATACATGTCCGCCTAAAGGCGATACCTGGTGGCGAAACGCCCGCCAACCAGTTTTCCTTTGAGGTTGCATTACCGGTCAAAGCCTTTGCCGGGCGCAGTATTTCCGTGGACGGTCAGGGGTACGCCATGCCTATCGATCAACCCTCCACGCCCAGTCTTTTTTCTGTGCCGGAGGGAGAGCACACCGTGGTGCTGCCGCTGTCCGACGGATTGTTGAGCTTGAAGGGTAACTTCGCTCTGAGCGCGCAGGATAACCGTAAGTGGAAGTTGAGTGAGTACGTCCTCCGCCTTCGTATCCCTGGCGCAGTCAAAGACAACCTTCTACGTGAAACTGAGTTAGAACTGGACGTTAGCTACAGGCCCTATCAGCAGCAAACCGTTGATATATCCGAGGCTGCGAACCGAAGCTTTTCAGACGAAACTCCGGGCGATGGTGAAGGCGGCTGGACCGACCAGGGGAAGCAGAATGACCTTTCTGTGCTCCCGTCGGGGCCACTGAATGTCGGGGCACTGGAGTTCGATATCCTCGACCCATCCTCCAACGATGGTCTAGGCGCTATCGTAGTAGGCGGTCCAGATCGGGAAGGTTTTTCACGTGAGGCTGAGTTGACACTTCCTTCCTCCGACGAGACCGAGGGCTGGCAATCATTGTACCTGCTGCATGCTGCTGCCTGGTTGCCGCGCACGGGTACCGTTGCTGTAGGTACCATGACTGTACACTATGAAGATGGTACAGAGGCTAGCCTAGATGTGAGAAGTGGTCGCGATGTGGGTGACTGGTGGATGACGATGCCTCTGCCTAACGGGTCTGTTGCCTGGGATAGTGAGAATCCATCCTCGACGGTATCTCTGTATGCCTCGGTTTTTCCCATCGATCCCACTCGTAAGCCGGTCTCTATTACCTTTGAGGGGCAGGGGAGCACAGCTTGGATGATTGCTGCTGTGTCGGCCTCTCATGACAGGATTCCGTTTGAGTATGCTTCCCGTCCATTGACGATTGCAGTCGGTCATCACTGGGCTCGCTATGAACACCAGGTCGAGGTGAAGTCGGGTGGTGTGTTCGATTTTTCAGCTTCCGTGCCAGCTCCGGCCGGTCAATTTGGAGAGCTGATTGAAACTCCTGAGGGGCATTTTGCCTTTGAAAAGCGCCCGGATGTACCCGTGCGCTTCTGGGGCGTGAACTTCTGTTTTACTGCCAACTATCTGAACAAAAGCGAAGCCGACGCCGTCGCACAGCGGCTCGCCCGGTCCGGGTACAATGCCGTGCGGTTCCACCACTTCGAGCAAGCGCTCACCAGCAAGGGGGCAAACTCCTGGGAGCTCGATCCCGAGCTGATGGATAAGCTCGACTATCTCGTGGCCGCGATGAAAAAGGCAGGCCTGTACATCAGCTACGATCTGTTCGACGGGCGTAGCTTCAGTGACGAGGAGCTGGTGGCCTTCGGCCTGGAGCCAGGACTCACGGGCAGCCAGACGCGCAGCATGTTTAAGGGGCTGGTTCCGATCGACGAGGCGGCGTTTGCCTCCTGGGAGAAATTCGCCCGCGCCTTGATGCTGCACAAGAATCCCTACACAGGGCTGACGTGGGCAGAGGACCCGGTATTTGTTGGCGTTTGCGTCGTCAATGAGGACACCCTTTATGCTAAGATTCGGAACCCGAAAATACACGCCCGCTACGAGGCTATTTTCGAGGCGGAGTATCCAGGTATAACGGACGCTTCCGAGGACGAGCGCCTGATGGCCTGGACGGAGTTTTTGACCGAAACGCAAATCAACGCCAGCGCTCGTATGTTCAAGGCCCTGCGTGAGATGGGAGTGCGTGCACCTTTGACCGACACGAACTACATTCGGCAGAAGTTCATGACCTATCTGCGTGTGCACTACGACTACGTGGACGACCATAATTACTGGGATCACCCGGGCTTCCCGGGTAAAGCCTGGAAAGCGCCCTTTGCATTTAACCAGCGCAGTGCCATTCAAGCTGCGGCGCAGTTACCGCGCCTGATGATGGCCTCCCGTATCCCTGGTAAGCCCTTTACGGTGACGGAGTTTAACTACTGCCGACCCAACCAGTATCGGGCCGAGGGTGGGGTCCTTATGTCCGCATATGCCTCGCTGCAGGACTGGGACGGGCTCTACAACTTCCA
This genomic interval from Ruficoccus sp. ZRK36 contains the following:
- a CDS encoding FAD-dependent oxidoreductase encodes the protein MPYQSVFTQTFDIAIYGCGYSGLAAAWKLRDAGKHVLLFDRHFDVAWESGRSFVRTAGECQNASWRTFCEATIAHSGYEGSDLDPVSAEVMACCELRAERGSLETLLGAAPISGMMRGDDLTEISVATKSGERTLRARVWIDASDTATLHQLAQPTAYERRRSASAYEHRVLLALNGEDAFPTQAFEHSGEAIHIERVPHGLTLSLCISSSTPLSPRDLLEKYTALREANSDAFGKSSVLCFASRPYPVYGQTDTPAASGVAPLGNLYAASPALTGVPVRTLSERYALGLDLANRVEIPSTDTVGSERKISLPVREADCEILVAGLGTGGSMAALEACKLGRKVLLADSGNVLGGIGTAGQICVYFHGQKGGGFESLDQASETVQHKLGPKILMGLGWLSDSKALALENEYATNSPELLRESIVYAVKTENGRITQASIATPEGILCVRTEAVIDGTGDGDLAVLAGAAYDFGRPVDGLPLSYSQPSMALNTEKQKVKTFNFDAGWVDPTDPEDLSRARITAISMYRNVTPWPEMTLIQLAPLLGLRQSRQIHTRSRLTLQDLLNNTQREDSIGAARSPLDTHSVDFEFEDDETFFWLWSCKSFRPMTYCDMPHGVMTPDGIDNLWLACRAAGVTTNAAYAVRMQRDIHRMGEAAAYSADAWLSGHTPEEIIKECQRKLDATGARQPVPEAAKESDTAMDPLAILDSGEADRHLWRIYQNRERYEAAILERLDHSNSHVSWLAATILAMWQDPRAEPRLIQAIESREEGNSGFVSGAFNQNIGVPNWYLAINLLRRCGSEQCLDALQAVAEQPANCLNLRTALAITLTRLARPDASSGAKRQAAAILRALSTDDIPDAYTRPSHAISLGLKGEPQPILGNEPPGVDTREDHTWQVVLTQQQAYQAWGLPSPLDISPHLEDSRAIVRKAFSRLP
- a CDS encoding helix-turn-helix domain-containing protein; the protein is MTLPVMIDEVERMSGLRLCLKPLDPDVRSQTLLGEVPPPNRLHFSPFCQQVKVNFNHRCTQCDMGDVTRKALEHTDPFVHECHAGALELIIPLVRQKQLIGIGFLGQFRHRERGVKELPELTDTLFEQLGAVASWVQSYLLREIELTLRPNRVQRTRRERILFFIRSRLQRQLTLEDLARELHVSVSRAGHLVKELTGSGFAETKQRMRLEAAREMLAQTMLPVESIAGHVGYEDVRYFYRVFTEDTGLPPGKWRQKHTRIGESEA
- a CDS encoding LacI family DNA-binding transcriptional regulator; translation: MKENPSTHPTLKTIAEKAGVSRMTVSCALRGTGRISPKTTARIKRIAAKMGYSPDARLSEVMTKVRGSRSRELLPLAWINGMANRRAYQEYSWLAPFYEGATKQARELGYRLEEFWLCEPNMTERRMSSIIASRGIRGVIIGHARPSIPSLDFDWRQFAGVSFEGAIVTPRLHQVMPDYQHNLMQALEQVRSMGYRRIGLSLHHIIDQSSHHAYLSALRYFHSQIPRAERIEPFIFAEFTPQALKKWLAKARPDAVIGHHAKLITWLTEAGCEIPSQVGVAHLSLDGDCEDWAGIWQHKCSIGEQAVAQVVSLIHAGRTGLPDLAYKTLIPGIWHNGPTLLPRDR